One part of the Muntiacus reevesi chromosome 18, mMunRee1.1, whole genome shotgun sequence genome encodes these proteins:
- the TMEM95 gene encoding sperm-egg fusion protein TMEM95, translated as MWTLALGGIFLAAVEACVFCRFPDRELSGRLARLCSQMEVQWKDCEVSWTFSAFALDDASLNKITEKTHRVLRVMEIKGSLYSLPSYWQWLQKTKLREYNREALCPPACPLLVLLSPAGGSTILYNCSTCQGFEVYCWPRKRCFPGSHDLWEARILLLFVCGTALLLSVLSLVVE; from the exons ATGTGGACACTGGCACTAGGTGGCATCTTCCTGGCAGCCGTTGAGGCCTGTGTCTTCTGCCGTTTCCCAGACCGTGAGTTGTCGGGCCGCCTGGCTCGGCTTTGCAGCCAGATGGAGGTCCAGTGGAAGGACTGTGAGGTCTCCTGGACATTCTCGGCCTTTGCCTTAG ATGATGCATCCTTGAACAAAATCACAGAGAAGACTCACAGAGTCCTGAGAGTCATGG AGATCAAAGGGTCTCTCTACTCACTCCCTTCGTATTGGCAATGGCTTCAAAAGACCAAACTCCGGGAGTACAACAGAGAAG CTCTCTGCCCTCCCGCCTGCC CACTGCTGGTCCTACTGTCTCCTGCAGGGGGCAGCACCATCCTGTACAACTGTTCCACCTGCCAGGGCTTCGAGGTGTACTGTTGGCCCCGAAAGCGCTGCTTCCCAG GAAGTCACGATCTTTGGGAAGCTCGGATCCTGCTCCTCTTTGTGTGCGGAACTGCCCTGCTCCTGAGTGTTCTGAGCCTCGTGGTGGAGTGA
- the KCTD11 gene encoding BTB/POZ domain-containing protein KCTD11: protein MLGAMFRAGTPITPNLNPQGGGHYFIDRDGKAFRHILNFLRLGRLDLPLGYGETALLRAEADFYQIRPLLDALRELEASRGTPAPTAALLHADVDSSPRLVHFSARRGPHHYELSSVQVDTFRANLFCTDPECLGALRARFGVTNEDRAEGGPHFHLEWAPRPTELPEVEYRRLGLQPLWTGAPGEPREVVGTPSFLEEVLRVALEHGFRLDSVFPDPEDLLNSRSLRFVRH, encoded by the coding sequence ATGTTGGGGGCCATGTTTAGGGCTGGTACCCCCATAACCCCCAACCTCAATCCCCAGGGAGGTGGCCACTACTTCATCGATCGAGATGGCAAGGCCTTCCGGCACATCCTCAATTTCCTCCGGCTGGGCCGCCTAGACCTGCCCCTTGGATATGGGGAGACAGCACTTCTGAGGGCAGAGGCTGACTTTTACCAGATCCGACCCCTCCTGGATGCTCTGCGAGAACTGGAGGCCTCTCGGGGAACCCCAGCTCCCACAGCCGCCCTGCTCCATGCAGATGTAGATAGCAGCCCCCGCCTGGTGCACTTCTCTGCTCGTCGAGGCCCACACCACTATGAGCTGAGTTCTGTCCAGGTGGACACCTTCCGGGCCAATCTCTTCTGCACCGATCCTGAATGTCTGGGTGCCCTGCGGGCCCGATTTGGTGTGACCAATGAGGACAGGGCAGAGGGAGGCCCACATTTCCATCTGGAATGGGCCCCTCGCCCCACAGAACTCCCCGAAGTGGAGTACCGCAGACTAgggctgcagccactgtggaCCGGGGCACCAGGAGAGCCACGGGAGGTGGTGGGCACAcccagcttcctggaggaggtgctgCGGGTGGCTCTGGAACACGGCTTCCGTCTCGACTCTGTCTTCCCTGACCCTGAAGACCTGCTCAACTCCCGATCTCTACGCTTTGTTCGGCACTAG
- the ACAP1 gene encoding arf-GAP with coiled-coil, ANK repeat and PH domain-containing protein 1: protein MTVKLDFEECLKDSPRFRASVELVEAEVSELETRLEKLLKLGNGLLESGRHYLAASRAFIVGICDLAHLGPPEPMMAECLDKFTQSLSHKLDSHAELLDATQHTLQRQIQTLVKEGLRSFREAGRDFWRGAESLEAALIHNAEVPRRRAQEAEEAGAALKVARAGYRGRALDYALQINVIEDKRKFDIMEFVLRLVEAQATHFQQGHEELSQLAQYRKELGGQLHQLVLNSAREKRDMEQRHVLLKQKELGGEEPEPSLREGPGGLVMEGHLFKRASNAFKTWSRRWFTIQSNQLVYQKRYKDPVTVVVDDLRLCTVKLCPDSERRFCFEVVSPSKSCLLQADSERLMQLWVSAVQSSIATAFSQARLDDSPRGPGQGSGHLAISSSATLGPGGLTRGREPGGVGHVAAQVQSVDGNAQCCDCREPAPEWASINLGVTLCIQCSGIHRSLGVHFSKVRSLTLDSWEPELVKLMCELGNVVINQIYEARVEAMAVKKPGPSCSRQEKEAWIHAKYVEKKFLTKLPEIRGRRGGRGPPRGHPPVPPKPGLIRPKPGSFRSKPEPPSEDLESLHPGALLFRAAGHPPSLPTMADALAHGADVNWVNGGQENATPLIQATAANSLLACEFLLQNGANVNQVDNRGRGPLHHATILGHTGLACLFLKRGADLGVRDSEGRDPLTIAVETANADIVTLLRLAKMREADAAQGQAGDETYLDIFRDFSLMASDDPEKLSRRSHDLHTL, encoded by the exons ATGAcggtcaagctggattttgagGAGTGTCTTAAGGACTCACCCCGCTTCCG AGCCTCTGTCGAGCTGGTGGAAGCCGAAGTGTCAGAATTGGAGACCCGGCTGGAAAAG CTCCTCAAACTGGGGAATGGCCTCCTGGAAAGTGGGCGGCACTACCTTGCCGCCAGCCGGGCCTTCATCGTGGGCATTTGTGATCTCGCCCACCTGGGACCACCAGAGCCCATGATGGCG GAATGTCTGGACAAATTCACTCAGAGCCTGAGCCACAAGCTGGACAGCCATGCT GAGCTCCTCGATGCTACCCAGCACACACTGCAGCGGCAAATTCAGACCTTGGTCAAGGA AGGTCTCCGGAGCTTCCGAGAGGCTGGCCGGGATTTCTGGCGGGGGGCCGAGAGCCTGGAGGCTGCTCTTATCCACAACGCAGAGGTTCCCAGGCGCCGGGCCCAGGAGGCAGAAGAGGCTGGAGCTGCTTTGAAGGTTGCTCGAGCCGGGTACCGGGGCCGGGCCCTGGACTATGCCCTGCAG ATCAATgtgattgaggacaagaggaagtTTGACATCATGGAGTTT GTGCTGCGTTTGGTGGAGGCCCAGGCTACCCATTTCCAGCAGGGCCACGAGGAGCTGAGCCAGCTGGCCCAGTATCGCAAGGAGCTGGGTGGCCAG TTACACCAGCTGGTCCTGAATTCAGCCCGTGAGAAGAGGGACATGGAGCAGAGACATGTGCTGCTAAAACAGAAG GAGCTGGGTGGGGAGGAGCCAGAGCCAAGCCTAAGGGAGGGGCCTGGTGGCTTGGTCATGGAAGGACATCTCTTCAAAAGGGCCAGCAATGCATTTAAGACCTGGAGCAG ACGCTGGTTCACTATTCAGAGCAACCAACTGGTCTATCAGAAGAGGTACAAG GACCCTGTGACCGTGGTGGTGGATGACCTCCGTCTCTGCACAGTGAAGCTCTGTCCTGACTCAGAAAGACGGTTCTGCTTTGAGGTCGTGTCCCCCAGCAA GTCCTGCCTCCTGCAGGCTGACTCAGAGCGCCTCATGCAGCTGTGGGTCAGCGCCGTGCAGAGCAGCATCGCCACAGCCTTCAGCCAGGCTCGCCTTGATGACAGCCCCCGGGGTCCAGGGCAG GGCTCAGGACACCTGGCCATAAGCTCCTCTGCCACGCTGGGCCCTGGCGGGTTGACCAggggaagggagcctggtggagtgGGGCACGTGGCAGCCCAGGTGCAGAGCGTGGATGGCAACGCCCAGTGCTGTGACTGCCGGGAGCCCGCCCCCGAGTGGGCCAGCATCAACCTCGGCGTCACTCTCTGCATTCAGTGCTCCGGCATTCACAG GAGCCTTGGAGTTCATTTCTCCAAAGTCCGGTCTCTGACCCTTGACTCATGGGAGCCGGAACTCGTGAAG CTAATGTGTGAGCTGGGAAATGTCGTCATAAACCAGATCTATGAAGCCCGTGTGGAGGCCATGGCTGTGAAGAAGCCAGGACCCAGCTGCTCCCG GCAAGAGAAGGAGGCCTGGATTCACGCTAAATACGTGGAGAAGAAGTTCCTGACCAAGCTTCCTGAGATTCGAGGGCGAAGAGGTGGCCGGGGGCCCCCCAGGGGGCATCCTCCTGTGCCCCCAAAGCCGGGGCTTATCAGGCCCAAGCCGGGGAGCTTCAGATCCAAGCCAG AACCCCCCTCTGAGGACCTGGAGAGCCTGCACCCCGGGGCCCTGCTCTTTCGAGCTGCTGGGCACCCTCCATCCCTTCCCACCATGGCTGACGCCCTTGCCCATGGAGCCGATGTCAACTGGGTCAACGGGGGTCAGGAGAATGCCACACCGCTGATCCAGGCCACAGCTGCT AATTCTCTTCTGGCCTGTGAGTTTCTCCTCCAGAACGGGGCAAACGTGAACCAGGTGGACAACCGAGGCCGAGGCCCGCTCCACCACGCAACCATTCTTGGCCACACGGG GTTGGCCTGCCTGTTTCTGAAACGGGGGGCCGATCTGGGAGTTCGAGACTCTGAAGGCAGAGACCCCCTGACCATCGCCGTGGAAACAGCCAACGCTGACATCGTCACTCT GCTACGATTGGCAAAAATGAGGGAGGCCGATGCGGCACAGGGCCAGGCTG GAGATGAGACATATCTTGACATCTTCCGTGATTTCTCTCTCATGGCATCCGACGACCCGGAGAAGCTGAGCCGGCGTAGTCATGACCTCCACACGCTTTGA
- the LOC136149839 gene encoding uncharacterized protein isoform X1, with translation MFHGSGPPTHNGGTIIRSPDSSQPSGGTAVLGSGLNQHPGEVAGHSFGAGTQPDGFNPPFPGTSVSGTFNPGSGGSGVYNSANIPLSESTCMRQDRPCEDRPRGILKNSSSITVHKSPGAERRKSQHWDEMNILATYHPADKNYGFMKVDEPSTPFHRLQDSNEDLLAGTSHTMTPEKLAERFATVDSFCPTVLYSDNRSLGSSDSFSKTESDDFEKRRKAHYNEGKFLKTQKNPPLDNSKNSSVGSVSMSSGGRGVMLDSEPRPVERGGAGRMTAGVKDQIGLVARNHILEVKGALMTQIDLDDSSASPAFRNLSPTSSTTVVLQKEIDLQRKEYYSKGRYLRCWSHPELEEDTEDEQQSSSTNLNWVIESPMSTEVRLLDHTGSSSQDFQATESSRKVIVTSSKPGTALSSKDSGSRAMSDWCQWLVSKGLNWQSMGGSEREPESHPNFTNQSQHRHETLRLQWTQEEETRQWKL, from the exons ATGTTTCACGGTTCTGGGCCTCCCACGCACAATGGGGGAACCATAATTCGCAGTCCTGATTCTAGCCAGCCCTCCGGAGGGACAGCAGTCCTCGGTTCCGGGCTCAACCAGCATCCTGGGGAGGTCGCGGGCCACAGCTTTGGGGCCGGTACACAACCTGACGGGTTTAATCCCCCCTTCCCTGGAACCAGTGTATCCGGGACGTTCAACCCGGGGTCCGGGGGATCTGGGGTGTACAACTCGGCAAACATTCCGCTATCCGAGTCAACTTGCATGCGCCAAGACAGACCCTGTGAGGACCGGCCCCGGGGCATCCTAAAAAACAGCAGCTCCATCACGGTGCACAAATCCCCCGGGGCGGAGAG GAGAAAGTCTCAGCACTGGGATGAAATGAATATCCTGGCGACCTACCACCCTGCTGACAAGAACTATGGCTTTATGAAGGTGGATGAGCCCAGCACTCCCTTCCACAG GCTGCaagacagcaatgaagacctgctTGCCGGGACCTCTCACACAATGACTCCTGAGAAGTTAGCAGAGAG GTTTGCAACGGTGGACAGTTTCTGCCCCACGGTCCTGTACAGTGATAACAGAAGCTTGGGGTCTTCAGACAGCTTTTCTAAGACAG AATCCGACGACTTTGAAAAGCGCCGCAAGGCACACTACAATGAAGGAAAGTTCCTGAAAACTCAGAAAAACCCTCCCTTGGATAATAGCAAGAACAGCAGTGTGGGTAGTGTGAGTATGAGCAGTGGCGGCCGAGGTGTGATGCTGGACTCAGAGCCCAGGCCTGTGGAAAGAGGTGGGGCAGGAAGAATGACTGCAGGAGTCAAGGACCAGATTGGCCTGGTGGCCAGAAACCACATCCTAGAAGTCAAAG GTGCCCTTATGACTCAGATTGATTTGGATGATTCCTCAGCTTCCCCTGCCTTCAGAAATCTGTCCCCAACTTCATCCAccactgtggtgttgcagaaggaAATTGATCTGCAGCGCAAGGAGTATTACAGCAAAGGAAGATACCTGAGGTGCTGGTCCCACCCTGAGCTTGAGGAGGACACAGAAGATGAGCAGCAGAGCA GCTCCACAAACTTGAACTGGGTGATCGAGAGTCCCATGAGCACTGAGGTCCGTCTGCTGGACCACACGGGAAGCTCCTCCCAGGATTTCCAGGCCACCGAGAGCTCCCGGAAGGTGATAGTGACATCATCGAAGCCTG GTACTGCCCTGTCCTCCAAAGACAGTGGGTCCCGAGCAATGTCTGACTGGTGTCAGTGGCTGGTATCCAAGGGGCTGAACTGGCAAAGCatgggaggctcagagagggaaccTGAAAGTCACCCAAACTTCACAAACCAAAGCCAGCACAGAC ATGAAACCCTGCGGCTCCAGTGGACTCAGGAGGAGGAAACCAGACAATGGAAACTGTAG
- the LOC136149839 gene encoding uncharacterized protein isoform X2 — protein MFHGSGPPTHNGGTIIRSPDSSQPSGGTAVLGSGLNQHPGEVAGHSFGAGTQPDGFNPPFPGTSVSGTFNPGSGGSGVYNSANIPLSESTCMRQDRPCEDRPRGILKNSSSITVHKSPGAERRKSQHWDEMNILATYHPADKNYGFMKVDEPSTPFHRLQDSNEDLLAGTSHTMTPEKLAERFATVDSFCPTVLYSDNRSLGSSDSFSKTESDDFEKRRKAHYNEGKFLKTQKNPPLDNSKNSSVGSVSMSSGGRGVMLDSEPRPVERGGAGRMTAGVKDQIGLVARNHILEVKGALMTQIDLDDSSASPAFRNLSPTSSTTVVLQKEIDLQRKEYYSKGRYLRCWSHPELEEDTEDEQQSSSTNLNWVIESPMSTEVRLLDHTGSSSQDFQATESSRKVIVTSSKPDETLRLQWTQEEETRQWKL, from the exons ATGTTTCACGGTTCTGGGCCTCCCACGCACAATGGGGGAACCATAATTCGCAGTCCTGATTCTAGCCAGCCCTCCGGAGGGACAGCAGTCCTCGGTTCCGGGCTCAACCAGCATCCTGGGGAGGTCGCGGGCCACAGCTTTGGGGCCGGTACACAACCTGACGGGTTTAATCCCCCCTTCCCTGGAACCAGTGTATCCGGGACGTTCAACCCGGGGTCCGGGGGATCTGGGGTGTACAACTCGGCAAACATTCCGCTATCCGAGTCAACTTGCATGCGCCAAGACAGACCCTGTGAGGACCGGCCCCGGGGCATCCTAAAAAACAGCAGCTCCATCACGGTGCACAAATCCCCCGGGGCGGAGAG GAGAAAGTCTCAGCACTGGGATGAAATGAATATCCTGGCGACCTACCACCCTGCTGACAAGAACTATGGCTTTATGAAGGTGGATGAGCCCAGCACTCCCTTCCACAG GCTGCaagacagcaatgaagacctgctTGCCGGGACCTCTCACACAATGACTCCTGAGAAGTTAGCAGAGAG GTTTGCAACGGTGGACAGTTTCTGCCCCACGGTCCTGTACAGTGATAACAGAAGCTTGGGGTCTTCAGACAGCTTTTCTAAGACAG AATCCGACGACTTTGAAAAGCGCCGCAAGGCACACTACAATGAAGGAAAGTTCCTGAAAACTCAGAAAAACCCTCCCTTGGATAATAGCAAGAACAGCAGTGTGGGTAGTGTGAGTATGAGCAGTGGCGGCCGAGGTGTGATGCTGGACTCAGAGCCCAGGCCTGTGGAAAGAGGTGGGGCAGGAAGAATGACTGCAGGAGTCAAGGACCAGATTGGCCTGGTGGCCAGAAACCACATCCTAGAAGTCAAAG GTGCCCTTATGACTCAGATTGATTTGGATGATTCCTCAGCTTCCCCTGCCTTCAGAAATCTGTCCCCAACTTCATCCAccactgtggtgttgcagaaggaAATTGATCTGCAGCGCAAGGAGTATTACAGCAAAGGAAGATACCTGAGGTGCTGGTCCCACCCTGAGCTTGAGGAGGACACAGAAGATGAGCAGCAGAGCA GCTCCACAAACTTGAACTGGGTGATCGAGAGTCCCATGAGCACTGAGGTCCGTCTGCTGGACCACACGGGAAGCTCCTCCCAGGATTTCCAGGCCACCGAGAGCTCCCGGAAGGTGATAGTGACATCATCGAAGCCTG ATGAAACCCTGCGGCTCCAGTGGACTCAGGAGGAGGAAACCAGACAATGGAAACTGTAG